From Deltaproteobacteria bacterium:
CGCCCGACGTGAACATCGTCGGATCGAAGGTCAAGTTCATGCAAGTCTCGCTCGCCGGGTCGTGCTCGAAGATGGTGTACTTGAAGGTCGCGTCCCCGAGATTGACGAAGCCCCCGCCCCCCGGCGTAGCGATGTTGTTGCTGATGGTGACGTTGACGAGCGTCGCGGTGCCACTGTTGTGCTGCATTCCGGCGCCGGAGTCGGCACTGTTGTCGGATATCGTCACGTTGGTGAGATTCACATCGAAGTCACTCTCGAGCCCACCGCCCCCGGTCGCCGAGTTGCCGCTCAGCGTTACACGGTTCAGGGTGGCGACGCCGCCGGTCGAGTTGGAGATACCTCCGCCGGAACACGAGGTTCCAGCGCAGGTGTTGTTGCTCACCGTGACGTCCGTGAGCGACAGGATATCGGTGTTCGCGATTCCGCCACCAGAGACGCCGCCCGTGTTCTGTGTCACGACGACGTTGCTCAGGTTCAGGGTGACGGTGTCGTTGGCAGCGATAGCGCCTGTTCGGATGCCGCCGCCTTCCGCAACTCCGGGGTTGCCGTTGCGAATCGTGACCCCCGAGATATTGACGGTGCCGTTGAAGTCGATGTCGAACACGCGATCGAGCCCGTTTCCGTCGATGATCACGCTGCTCGCCCCGGCGCCCGTTATGTTGACCGCATCCGTGATGTCGAGATCGCCGGTCGCGGCATGGTTCTCGTTCCGGCCGGAGATGGTGAGCTTGTAGACGCCGCCTGTAGGCAGGCTGATCGTGTCGGCGCCGTTGTGCGCGTTCGACTCCTGGATGGCCGCGCGCAAGGTGCAGGCCCCGGCAGCGGTCCGGCACACGTTGTCGCCGATGTTCGCGTCAACCGCGTCGGCCGTGCTGTTCACGGT
This genomic window contains:
- a CDS encoding CSLREA domain-containing protein; the protein is MTQHRRRRVPKLLPVFVGAAWLLGGGVPAWAAPSTYTVNSTADAVDANIGDNVCRTAAGACTLRAAIQESNAHNGADTISLPTGGVYKLTISGRNENHAATGDLDITDAVNITGAGASSVIIDGNGLDRVFDIDFNGTVNISGVTIRNGNPGVAEGGGIRTGAIAANDTVTLNLSNVVVTQNTGGVSGGGIANTDILSLTDVTVSNNTCAGTSCSGGGISNSTGGVATLNRVTLSGNSATGGGGLESDFDVNLTNVTISDNSADSGAGMQHNSGTATLVNVTISNNIATPGGGGFVNLGDATFKYTIFEHDPASETCMNLTFDPTMFTSGGHNIDVGTSCGLTGTGDLSNTDPGIAPLASNGGPTQTQALVMGSPAINAGGTDCPPPSTDQRSVSRPQPSGGRCDIGAFEHRSTDPFPTTTTSTTTSSTTTTRPPTTTTSTTSTTSTTTTTLLCGDVNGDGVVNIGDALVIAQYTVDLRTCGLAPFGHPQVCDVNRDGGCNIGDALRMAQCSVELISCNFSCLPFSCPP